The Candidatus Binatia bacterium genome contains a region encoding:
- a CDS encoding BLUF domain-containing protein yields MLVRLLYASRAVGPIDDRMVRSILECSRDRNPEHGITGLLCIQPGEDVFLQVIEGARHVVNELYRNIVRDPRHTDVTLLAYAEIQERRFASWKMGSVDLKRVNLSTILRYSERTVLDPFSMSGQAALALLEELAATAAIVSSDCR; encoded by the coding sequence GTGCTGGTCCGCCTCCTGTACGCAAGCCGAGCCGTAGGACCGATCGACGACCGCATGGTGCGATCGATCCTCGAGTGTTCCAGGGATCGCAACCCGGAACACGGGATTACGGGACTGCTCTGCATCCAACCCGGCGAAGACGTGTTCTTGCAGGTCATCGAGGGGGCCCGTCACGTGGTTAACGAGCTCTATCGAAACATCGTCCGCGACCCGCGTCATACCGACGTCACGCTGCTCGCCTACGCCGAAATTCAGGAGCGACGCTTCGCGAGTTGGAAGATGGGCAGCGTCGATCTCAAGCGCGTCAATCTCAGCACGATCCTGCGCTACTCGGAGCGCACGGTGCTCGACCCCTTCTCGATGAGCGGCCAGGCCGCGCTGGCGCTGCTCGAAGAACTTGCCGCAACCGCGGCGATCGTGAGTTCCGACTGCCGCTAG
- a CDS encoding GTP cyclohydrolase I, translated as MRARILEAGGRFRANDCIYEYVDGDELDELQREVEGKVCELLRALVIDTDNDHNTQDTARRIAKMYVREVFAGRYAAPPTVTEFPNVTRLNELMIVGPITVRSACSHHFCPIIGRIWVGVMPNENSALIGLSKYARLVEWVMTRPQIQEEAIAYLADVLQEKMQPDGLAIVMEADHYCMQWRGVRDMDSKMTNSIMRGAFLRNADLRREFLSLLANRKG; from the coding sequence ATCCGGGCGCGTATCCTGGAGGCTGGAGGACGCTTCCGGGCGAACGACTGCATATACGAATACGTCGACGGCGACGAACTCGACGAACTGCAACGCGAGGTAGAGGGTAAGGTTTGCGAGTTGCTGAGAGCGCTGGTGATCGACACCGACAACGACCACAACACCCAGGATACCGCCCGGCGGATCGCCAAGATGTACGTGCGCGAGGTGTTTGCCGGGCGTTACGCGGCGCCGCCGACAGTGACGGAGTTCCCGAACGTTACCCGTTTGAACGAACTGATGATCGTGGGGCCGATTACTGTTCGCAGTGCCTGCTCGCACCACTTCTGTCCGATCATCGGCCGGATCTGGGTGGGCGTGATGCCCAACGAGAACTCGGCATTGATCGGTTTGTCGAAATACGCACGGCTCGTCGAGTGGGTAATGACCCGCCCGCAAATCCAGGAAGAGGCGATCGCTTACCTGGCAGACGTGCTACAGGAGAAGATGCAACCCGACGGTCTTGCCATCGTCATGGAAGCCGACCACTACTGCATGCAATGGCGCGGCGTCAGGGACATGGACTCCAAGATGACCAACAGCATCATGCGCGGGGCCTTTCTGAGGAACGCCGATCTGCGCCGCGAGTTCCTCTCCCTGCTCGCCAACCGGAAGGGATGA